The window CCCACAGAGAACTGAGTGATCTGCTGTACTCGGGAAGAGATATCGGAGTAACCGGAATACTGAATCCAGATGCTGTCTGGCTTCCCAGACTCTCGCTGGGAGTCTTTAATGGTTCTCCAGACGCAATAAACCAGGATAACGAGATCCAGTATGTGGGAAGGGCTGAATTTGATCTGCCTCTGGGTATCATGATTGGAGCCGACCTGTCAACTCTACGGTTCGGTGAAGCGGATCCTGAATCGGTAGATGGCTACACCTGCTCGGCAAGACAGAAAGCAATGGGAGCGGATCTTCAGTTGAACATTGAAATCAACAGTGATTTCTCGTTCCTTCTCCGCAGTGAGTATCTCAGGGGTGATAACTGGCAGATGGTAAATGTAATAGACGGTGTAGACCCACCGGAATTCCAGACATGGTGGGTAACCGGAGGTATTACGTGGGAAACGGGCAAACCCGCTCTCAAGAGTATAAGCACATCTGCAAGTATGGCTTCATGGCAGCCTGACAGATCAACCGATTCCAGGGAAGATGAACTGGTCTTTACAGTAAACATTGATACTGGAACTCCAGTGTGTGTCAGAGCTGCCGTAGTAAATCATCGACCGCATAATATGCTCTTTGAGGAAAAACACTCGGATTACATCCTGGAAGTGACCCTCGATATCTGATGACATCTCCTGAAGCTCCCCGCCTGCATTTTCACAGGTATGAATTCAAATACCTGATATCCGGAACTGTGCTTGCGGGTATAATGCGTGAGCTGGAACTCAGACTTGAGCGTGATATTCATTCCGACAGAAATGGAAGCTACTTCATCAGAAGTCATTACTTCGACACTGACAGATTCGACCTGTTTTATGAGAAACTCGCGGGATTGAGGAAACGGTACAAATTCCGATTCAGGAGTTACTCCTCTACTCCTGCTTATGCAAACCCGCTCTTCCTGGAACTGAAAGGCAGAGACGACAGCCTTGTTTTTAAGCACAGGCTCCTGCTTGATCCGAAGGGCACTGAACATTCTATGAGCAAGGGGACAAATTCATTTTCAGGATTTCTGCTTGATTCCGGAAATATCAATGGAACCGGAAAAAGATTTGTGTTCGACGCTTTCAGGAAAAAGCTTTCGCCCAGTGTTGTGGTGGACTATAGAAGGACTGCGTTTGAGAATAAAGCCAATCCTGATTTCAGAGTAACACTTGACAGTCAGGTCCTTGCTTTCAGAGCGGGTTTCGACGGTCATCCTGTCGGCAGATCCCATAACATTTCGAATGGATTTCAGGTGCTTGAAATCAAATTCCGTTATCATCTTCCGAGCTGGTTTCACAGACTGATTCAGGAATTTGAACTGAAGCGTGTTTCTTTTTCCAAGTTTGCACATGCTACTGATGTTACCTATATGAAAACATATGATTCATATCTCGATAAAGTTTTAGAGAGGAGACCGGCTTGTCTGAGTTGAACGAGTGGTTTACAGCAACCTCCGAGCAGGTTGGTTACAGTCCGCAGTCCATTGTCATAAATCTTCTTATTGCGCTGGCTGCCGGATTGATCATAGGATTTATCTACAAGAAAACACATAAGGGGCTTTCCTACTCTCAGTCATTCGTAGTTACCCTGGTCCTCATGTGTATTACGGTGAGCGCTGTGATGATGGTTATCGGCAGCAATCTCGCCAGGGCTTTCGCACTTGTTGGAGCGCTTACAATCGTCCGGTTCAGAACGGTGGTAAAGGATACAAAGGATACTGCATTTATATTCTTTGCTCTTACCGAAGGTATAGCATCCGGAACGG is drawn from Candidatus Aegiribacteria sp. and contains these coding sequences:
- a CDS encoding OprO/OprP family phosphate-selective porin, which encodes MKYSTALTLILAILMAATVSADVDVENENADSFILSAYARVRYSLFGGALTIPDRSFSIESSGLTADFDINDNLAGQLQLEIKPDEIFLKDCYILWEPFNAIELQAGQFKKPFCLNTLTSTWDLQAIDHSITHRELSDLLYSGRDIGVTGILNPDAVWLPRLSLGVFNGSPDAINQDNEIQYVGRAEFDLPLGIMIGADLSTLRFGEADPESVDGYTCSARQKAMGADLQLNIEINSDFSFLLRSEYLRGDNWQMVNVIDGVDPPEFQTWWVTGGITWETGKPALKSISTSASMASWQPDRSTDSREDELVFTVNIDTGTPVCVRAAVVNHRPHNMLFEEKHSDYILEVTLDI
- a CDS encoding polyphosphate polymerase domain-containing protein, yielding MTSPEAPRLHFHRYEFKYLISGTVLAGIMRELELRLERDIHSDRNGSYFIRSHYFDTDRFDLFYEKLAGLRKRYKFRFRSYSSTPAYANPLFLELKGRDDSLVFKHRLLLDPKGTEHSMSKGTNSFSGFLLDSGNINGTGKRFVFDAFRKKLSPSVVVDYRRTAFENKANPDFRVTLDSQVLAFRAGFDGHPVGRSHNISNGFQVLEIKFRYHLPSWFHRLIQEFELKRVSFSKFAHATDVTYMKTYDSYLDKVLERRPACLS
- a CDS encoding DUF4956 domain-containing protein — its product is MSELNEWFTATSEQVGYSPQSIVINLLIALAAGLIIGFIYKKTHKGLSYSQSFVVTLVLMCITVSAVMMVIGSNLARAFALVGALTIVRFRTVVKDTKDTAFIFFALTEGIASGTGNYILTVYSTFFIGVVAIILAKTNFGSMHRSEFILRFRFNRESGDEEGYVNFIAERAKQSTIIHIEPSEDGIYLTLTYDLILKTGLTSQEIVTGLNSIPGI